A genomic window from Flavobacterium sp. I3-2 includes:
- a CDS encoding peptidylprolyl isomerase, giving the protein MNLINKNIALIAVFFGLVINSLSAQEKKRIDGVIAVVGENFILESDIEQGYIQAKASGVDVSDKSKCYFLNILLESKLMAHQAIQDSLVVTDVEVNAFIDTQADRMVENFGSMENTLKAYNKKSYEDFRAYFFDIVRTNKLAEAMQNEIVKDIQITPEEVRRFYNGIPKDELPVVGKEVELAEIIIKPEISKAEKQKVIDRLNEIRDDVIQYGSSFHNKAIAYSEDTGSVSTGGLMTMTKKDPFVKEFKEVAFSLREGEISMPFETEFGYHIIYLEKIEGPKLTLRHILITPKASAEAVVEAKEKIEKIRNSILNKEMTFAEAALTVSDKKENRLNGGLVTNPSTGDPKFEINRIEDPIFYSMVSNLEVNEISLPRFVADRPGSTGDYYRIIQVTDKFEEHPADYTLDYMKIREVALRNKKKEAVDKWVESVIEDTYIKIADDYKNCELSANWIK; this is encoded by the coding sequence ATGAATTTAATTAATAAAAATATTGCTCTTATTGCAGTATTCTTTGGTTTGGTGATAAATTCACTTTCCGCTCAAGAAAAAAAACGCATCGATGGAGTTATAGCTGTAGTAGGTGAAAATTTTATTTTAGAATCTGATATCGAGCAGGGATACATCCAAGCAAAAGCATCAGGCGTTGATGTTTCAGATAAGTCGAAATGTTATTTTCTTAATATTCTATTAGAAAGTAAATTGATGGCACATCAAGCAATTCAAGATAGTTTGGTAGTAACAGATGTTGAAGTTAATGCATTTATAGATACTCAAGCTGATCGAATGGTTGAGAATTTCGGTTCGATGGAAAATACATTGAAAGCTTACAACAAAAAATCATATGAAGATTTTAGAGCTTATTTTTTTGATATAGTTCGTACAAATAAGTTAGCAGAAGCAATGCAAAATGAAATCGTTAAAGATATTCAGATTACACCAGAAGAAGTAAGACGTTTTTATAACGGAATTCCAAAAGATGAGTTACCTGTTGTTGGTAAAGAAGTTGAACTTGCAGAGATTATTATAAAACCTGAAATTTCAAAAGCAGAAAAACAAAAGGTAATAGATCGTTTAAATGAAATTAGAGACGATGTTATTCAATATGGATCTAGTTTTCATAACAAAGCAATTGCTTATTCAGAAGATACAGGTTCGGTTTCTACAGGAGGTTTAATGACCATGACAAAGAAAGATCCTTTTGTAAAAGAATTTAAAGAAGTTGCTTTTAGTTTGAGAGAAGGCGAGATTTCTATGCCGTTTGAAACAGAATTTGGATATCACATTATTTATTTAGAAAAAATTGAAGGTCCAAAATTGACATTACGTCATATTTTAATTACACCAAAAGCAAGTGCAGAAGCAGTTGTAGAAGCAAAAGAAAAAATCGAAAAGATTAGAAATAGTATCCTAAATAAAGAAATGACTTTTGCAGAAGCAGCGTTAACTGTTTCAGATAAAAAAGAAAATAGATTAAACGGAGGTTTAGTTACAAACCCATCGACAGGAGACCCAAAATTTGAAATCAATCGTATTGAAGATCCTATTTTTTATTCAATGGTTTCTAATTTAGAAGTTAATGAGATTTCACTTCCTAGGTTTGTTGCAGATAGACCAGGGTCAACTGGAGATTATTATAGAATCATCCAAGTAACGGATAAGTTTGAAGAACATCCAGCAGATTATACTTTGGATTATATGAAAATTCGTGAAGTAGCTTTAAGAAATAAAAAGAAAGAAGCTGTTGATAAATGGGTTGAAAGTGTCATAGAAGATACCTACATTAAAATTGCCGATGATTATAAAAATTGTGAATTATCAGCAAATTGGATAAAATAA
- a CDS encoding bifunctional aconitate hydratase 2/2-methylisocitrate dehydratase — translation MNLYKDYLNEIEERKGQGLHPKPIDGAELLSEIIAQIKDVNNADRAESLKLFIYNTLPGTTPAAGVKAKFLKEIALSEVAVAEITPAYAFELLSHMKGGPSIEVLLDLALGNDVAIAEQAAKVLKTQVFLYDADMDRLKEAYQADNVIAKDILESYAKAEFFTELPAVAEEIKVVTFVAAEGDISTDLLSPGNQAHSRSDRELHGKCMITPEAQAEIKALQTLHPEASVMLIAEKGTMGVGSSRMSGVNNVALWTGKQASPYVPFVNIAPIVAGTNGISPIFLTTVDVTGGIGLDLKNWVKKTDANGDVVRNEAGDPVLEEVYSVATGTVLTINTKTKKLYNGTEELIDISKALTPQKMEFIKAGGSYAIVFGKKIQTFAAKTLGVTAPVVFAPSKEVSIEGQGLTAVEKIFNKNAVGVADGKVLHAGSDVRVEVNIVGSQDTTGLMTAQELESMAATVISPIVDGAYQSGCHTASVWDKKAQANIPKLMKFMNDFGVITARDPKGVYHSMTDVIHKVLNDITIDEWAIIIGGDSHTRMSKGVAFGADSGTVALALATGEASMPIPESVKVTFKGEMKPFMDFRDVVHATQAQMLKQFDGENVFQGRIIEVHIGTLLADQAFTFTDWTAEMKAKASICISQDDTLIQSLEIAKSRIQIMIDKGMDNHNAVLQGLINKANKRIEEIKSGDKPALTPDANAKYYAEVVIDLDLIEEPMIADPDVNNADVSKRYTHDTIRELSYYGSDKKVDLGFVGSCMVHKDDLKIVSQMLRNVEKQNGEVKFNAPLVVAAPTYNIIDELKAEGDWEMLQKYSGFEFSDALPKSVARTEYENIMYLERPGCNLCMGNQEKAEKGDTVLATSTRLFQGRVVEDREGKKGESLLASTPVVVLSAILGRMPSIEEYKTAVEGINLTKFKPISTK, via the coding sequence ATGAACCTTTACAAGGATTATTTAAACGAAATCGAAGAGAGAAAAGGTCAAGGTTTACACCCAAAACCAATTGATGGTGCAGAATTATTATCAGAAATTATTGCACAAATTAAAGATGTTAATAATGCAGATAGAGCAGAATCTTTAAAATTATTTATCTACAACACGTTACCAGGTACAACTCCTGCAGCAGGTGTAAAAGCTAAATTTTTAAAAGAAATCGCTTTAAGCGAAGTTGCTGTAGCAGAGATTACACCAGCTTATGCATTTGAGTTATTATCTCATATGAAAGGTGGACCATCAATCGAGGTTCTTTTAGACTTAGCTTTAGGAAATGATGTGGCAATAGCAGAGCAAGCTGCTAAAGTTCTTAAAACACAAGTTTTCTTATACGATGCAGATATGGATCGTTTAAAAGAAGCTTACCAAGCGGATAATGTTATCGCAAAAGATATTTTAGAAAGCTATGCAAAAGCTGAATTCTTTACTGAATTACCAGCCGTAGCCGAAGAAATTAAAGTAGTTACTTTTGTAGCCGCTGAAGGTGATATTTCAACAGATTTATTATCTCCAGGAAATCAAGCGCACTCGCGTTCTGACCGTGAATTACACGGTAAATGTATGATTACACCAGAAGCTCAGGCTGAAATCAAAGCGTTACAAACATTACATCCAGAGGCTTCAGTAATGTTAATTGCTGAAAAAGGGACAATGGGTGTTGGTTCTTCTCGTATGTCAGGTGTTAACAACGTGGCTTTATGGACAGGTAAACAAGCTTCTCCTTATGTTCCTTTCGTGAACATCGCGCCAATTGTTGCAGGTACAAACGGAATTTCTCCAATCTTCTTAACTACAGTTGATGTAACTGGTGGTATTGGATTAGACCTTAAAAACTGGGTTAAAAAAACAGATGCTAACGGTGATGTAGTTCGTAACGAAGCTGGTGATCCAGTTTTAGAAGAAGTATATTCGGTTGCAACTGGAACGGTTTTAACAATCAATACAAAAACAAAAAAATTATATAACGGAACTGAAGAATTAATCGATATTTCTAAAGCTTTGACTCCTCAAAAAATGGAGTTTATCAAAGCTGGTGGATCTTATGCGATTGTTTTCGGTAAAAAAATACAAACGTTTGCAGCTAAAACTTTAGGTGTTACTGCTCCTGTAGTTTTCGCTCCTTCTAAAGAAGTTTCTATCGAAGGTCAAGGATTAACTGCTGTGGAGAAAATTTTCAACAAAAATGCAGTTGGTGTTGCAGACGGTAAAGTATTACATGCAGGTTCTGACGTTCGTGTTGAGGTTAATATCGTAGGTTCTCAAGATACTACAGGTTTGATGACAGCGCAAGAATTAGAGTCAATGGCTGCTACAGTTATTTCTCCAATTGTTGACGGAGCATATCAATCGGGATGTCATACAGCATCAGTTTGGGATAAAAAAGCACAAGCAAACATCCCTAAATTAATGAAATTTATGAATGACTTTGGTGTAATCACAGCACGTGATCCTAAAGGAGTTTATCATTCAATGACTGACGTTATCCACAAAGTATTAAATGATATCACAATCGACGAATGGGCTATCATTATCGGAGGTGATTCACATACACGTATGTCTAAAGGTGTTGCTTTCGGTGCCGATTCAGGTACGGTAGCTTTAGCTTTAGCAACAGGTGAGGCTTCTATGCCAATTCCAGAGTCTGTAAAAGTTACTTTCAAAGGTGAAATGAAACCATTTATGGATTTCCGTGATGTGGTTCACGCGACACAAGCTCAGATGTTAAAACAATTCGATGGTGAAAACGTATTCCAAGGTCGTATCATTGAGGTTCATATCGGAACTTTATTAGCGGACCAAGCGTTTACATTTACAGATTGGACTGCAGAAATGAAAGCGAAAGCTTCTATCTGTATTTCTCAAGACGATACGTTAATCCAATCGTTAGAAATTGCTAAATCTCGTATCCAAATCATGATTGATAAAGGTATGGATAATCACAATGCAGTTTTACAAGGATTAATCAACAAAGCAAACAAACGTATCGAGGAAATTAAATCGGGTGATAAACCAGCTTTAACTCCAGATGCAAATGCTAAATATTACGCTGAAGTTGTTATCGATTTAGACTTAATCGAAGAACCGATGATTGCTGATCCAGACGTAAACAATGCGGATGTTTCTAAGCGTTATACGCACGATACAATCCGTGAATTATCTTACTACGGAAGTGATAAGAAAGTTGATTTAGGATTCGTAGGTTCTTGTATGGTTCATAAAGACGATTTAAAAATCGTTTCTCAAATGTTACGTAATGTAGAAAAGCAAAATGGTGAAGTTAAATTCAACGCACCTTTAGTTGTTGCTGCTCCAACGTACAACATCATCGATGAGTTAAAAGCTGAAGGTGACTGGGAAATGTTACAAAAATACTCTGGATTCGAATTCTCTGATGCATTACCTAAATCGGTTGCTCGTACAGAATACGAAAACATTATGTACTTAGAGCGTCCTGGTTGTAACTTATGTATGGGTAACCAAGAGAAAGCAGAAAAAGGAGATACTGTTTTAGCTACTTCAACGCGTTTATTCCAAGGACGTGTCGTTGAGGACAGAGAAGGTAAAAAAGGAGAATCTTTATTAGCATCAACTCCAGTTGTTGTTTTATCTGCAATCTTAGGTCGTATGCCTTCTATCGAAGAATACAAAACGGCAGTTGAAGGAATCAACTTGACAAAATTTAAACCAATTTCTACAAAGTAA